A genomic segment from Alistipes senegalensis JC50 encodes:
- a CDS encoding glycosyltransferase family 9 protein: MGRRNRELPRHLLVLRTSAMGDVAMLPHALRALMSAYPDLRVTVATRPMFKPFFEGLGVDFLDVDLKGVHHSLRGMWRLAAEARRLGVDAVADVHDVLRSRAFRLSMTLHGIPVAFIHKGRAEKRRFIRCGSRGMEPLRHTVLRYCDTFRRLGFVFDDPEPVRRQERPDPFGPKEGVWVGFAPFSAQRGKTYPEELSREAVRLLAERYDRVFIHGGGGGEQRFAEEMERTYPNVTALFGKVGLDGEMDLIADLDCVVSMDSLVMHLAALVATPVVSVWGATHPGLGFLGYGCDPRGVLQADMACRPCSVFGSKPCRYGDYRCLKAVPPAMIAERVRLLVGR; the protein is encoded by the coding sequence ATGGGCAGAAGAAATAGGGAGCTGCCGCGTCATCTGCTGGTGCTGCGGACCTCGGCGATGGGCGATGTGGCGATGCTGCCGCATGCGCTCCGGGCGCTGATGTCGGCCTATCCCGACCTGCGGGTCACGGTGGCGACGCGGCCGATGTTCAAACCCTTCTTCGAGGGGCTCGGCGTGGATTTTCTCGATGTCGATCTCAAAGGCGTCCACCACTCCCTGCGGGGCATGTGGCGGCTGGCGGCCGAGGCCCGGCGGCTGGGCGTGGACGCCGTGGCCGACGTGCACGACGTGCTGCGCTCCCGGGCGTTCCGCCTGTCGATGACTCTCCACGGCATCCCCGTGGCCTTCATCCACAAGGGCCGCGCGGAAAAACGGCGGTTCATCCGCTGCGGAAGCCGCGGCATGGAGCCGCTGCGCCACACCGTGCTGCGCTACTGCGACACGTTCCGGCGGCTGGGGTTCGTGTTCGATGATCCGGAGCCGGTCCGCCGGCAGGAGCGGCCCGATCCGTTCGGCCCCAAGGAGGGCGTCTGGGTGGGCTTCGCGCCGTTTTCGGCCCAGCGGGGCAAGACCTATCCCGAAGAGCTGAGCCGCGAGGCGGTGCGGCTGCTGGCGGAGCGTTACGACCGGGTCTTCATCCACGGCGGCGGAGGCGGCGAGCAACGCTTCGCCGAGGAGATGGAGCGCACGTATCCCAACGTCACGGCGTTGTTCGGCAAGGTCGGCCTCGACGGGGAGATGGACCTGATCGCCGACCTCGACTGCGTGGTGTCGATGGATTCGCTGGTCATGCACCTCGCGGCGCTCGTGGCGACGCCCGTGGTGTCGGTGTGGGGAGCGACGCATCCCGGGCTGGGATTTCTGGGCTACGGGTGCGATCCGCGGGGCGTGCTGCAAGCCGACATGGCGTGCCGTCCCTGTTCGGTATTCGGCAGCAAGCCCTGCCGCTACGGCGACTACCGCTGTCTGAAAGCCGTGCCCCCCGCGATGATCGCCGAACGGGTCCGGCTGCTTGTCGGACGATGA
- a CDS encoding lipocalin family protein translates to MKSIKLLTTAAALCGLAACADNTPKFFEGFIADASMNTVTVKAPTADITYTFSTTDADKSEANGLLPGAPVVVDYTGKLEDGAAATKIATDPTYAEAIGRWTMPDPIDPEGVMGVEIRIEGVAQSINMATLVYTSWELQGEADKILLKGESIGNGQTIGFTETGVITKDAEGKYTLTIEGTGTVYTKAD, encoded by the coding sequence ATGAAAAGCATCAAACTCCTGACGACTGCCGCGGCCCTCTGCGGGCTGGCAGCCTGCGCCGACAATACCCCGAAGTTTTTCGAGGGCTTCATCGCCGACGCTTCGATGAACACCGTCACCGTCAAGGCACCGACAGCCGACATCACCTACACCTTCTCGACGACGGACGCCGACAAGAGCGAGGCCAACGGCCTGCTGCCGGGCGCTCCGGTCGTCGTGGACTACACGGGCAAACTGGAGGACGGCGCCGCGGCCACGAAGATCGCCACCGACCCCACCTACGCCGAAGCCATAGGCCGGTGGACGATGCCCGATCCGATCGACCCCGAGGGCGTGATGGGCGTCGAAATCCGGATCGAAGGCGTTGCGCAGTCGATCAACATGGCCACGCTGGTCTACACGTCGTGGGAGCTCCAGGGCGAGGCCGACAAAATCCTGCTCAAAGGAGAGAGCATCGGCAACGGCCAGACCATCGGCTTCACCGAGACGGGCGTGATCACCAAGGACGCCGAGGGCAAATACACCCTGACGATCGAGGGAACCGGAACGGTCTACACCAAAGCCGATTAA